The following is a genomic window from Chryseobacterium ginsenosidimutans.
AATCATCTGGAATGCATCATTATTGACGATCAGGACAACATCTATTCATCTCAAAACATTAATTTAAAATGAAATCAAAGATTCCATTTTACCTAACAAACTCAATTCAAATGAAAAATTTTATAAAAATAACAGCAGCAATTTGCCTGCTCATCACAATTGTTTCAATGCAATCCTGTACTACCGTAAAAGAGTACGAAAAAAATAAACTGAACGATACCGAAATGGTTCTTGGAAACAGAACAATAGAAAAAACCGAACTGAGCTTTCAGTCTTACAGGGAAGGTTCTTCCGGAGCCAATGCAGGGAAAGTTGGCGGCGGCTCCCTGAATATAATAAGCCTCAATCTATATCCAGATAATAAGAGCATAAGCAGAATAAATACTGTACCTCCATGATCAGTACATATCTTTAAAGACATTTAAACACTCCGCAAAAGGCAAAACTGTTTTTTTAACTAAGCCCATACATTAAAAATCAGGAAAACACCTAAAACGATAAATAATATTATTCCCGGCTTCAAGTGTTTTCCGAAAAAATTATCTATGATTTTCTAAATACCAACAAGGGAACTTTGGTATGAAATGAATACTCAGCAGAATGCCCTGCGTAGAATATTTTTTCAAACCAGTTTTTGTTCTGCTCTGTAAACATGACCAACACTGATGGTTGTAAATTTTTAACAGCTGATTCTATGGCTTTAAGGAGGTCATCATCTCCATCCCTTTCTTCGAGGTGTACATTCACAGGATATTGTGCGATCTTTTCTATCCTATTTTTCAAAATTTTCCTGTTCTCGCCATCATAAGGTTCTGCCGTAAAATTCAATAATTCTATGGACGCGGCTATTGGTTTTGCAAATGACAAGACTTTAATGATTTCTTTTTCGTAGTCATCAAGATCTGATGCATACAGAATACTTTTTATTTCACTTCTTTTATAATCATGAGGAACGATAATTAAAGGTACTTTTGATAAACTGATCAGGTTTGATGTCACGCTTCCTAGAATCTTTTTTAATACACCTGTACCTCTGGTACTCATACAGATATAATCATATTCATTTTCTTCAGCATATTCTTTGATACTTTCATCGGGTAAAGCAGATATTTCTACCGCATATTGAATATGTTGGGGTTCTTTGTGTAGCGTAGCATATATTTTCTCTACAAAATGAATGAGCTTCTCATGTATCAGCTGTTTCTGTTCATTCTGATATTCATCCAGTCGTAAGGTATCCCAAGCAGAGGGAGTTTGCAGATGATGGATGTTGATAAAAGTAAGGTGATAGTCATTTTGGGCTGCTAGCTGGATGGCAAATCGCAATCCAGATTTTGAACGATCCGAAAAATCTGTTGTAACAAGAATTTTTTTCACTTTAATGTTAGGCTTAATTGTTAATTATTCTATTTCTTAGACTTAAATTAAATAGGATTAGGTTATTTCTTTTTAAGAAAGTTCATAAGGTCTTCCAGATAATCCGTCTGTAATTCCTGAATTTCCAGTAGTTTTTTATTTTGATTGACAAGCAGATGATCTATTTTCTCACTCAGCAGTTTTATTTCCAGCTCAGCTTTTAGATTAATTTTGTAATCATGTTCACCTCTGATTCGGTCTTTCTGTTCCTGTCTATTTTGGCTCATCATAATAATGGGTGCCTGAATCGCAGCAAGGCAGGACAAAATCAAGTTCAACAAAATAAATGGATAAGGATCAAAGGAGTTGATCGATAAAAACCAGATATTGACAGATATCCATACGACAATGAAAAAGAAGAAAACGAGAATGAAAGTCCAGCTTCCTCCAAATAAAGCAACTTTGTCTGCAATTTTCTCTCCTATCGTTAATTCCGATTCTATCTCATCCCGTATATTTTCTGAAAGGATAGAATTATTTTTTATAGCATCCATGACATCAAGATCTATAATGTCCAATTCGCCTTTTTCCTGCGATATTAAAGAGGTTAAGTATAAACGTCGGTAATGGTTCAGTTCAGTCAGAGATATAAAATCATCTCGGTCAAATCCCGGAAAACCTTCTTTGATCAGATTAAAAATACCAGCTCTGATATCATGACCACACACCTCCTCGCCATCTTTTATTTCCTTGTTGCTTATATAACTCGTTTTCATTTTTAACTGTTGATTAATATGAGATTGGATCATTTTATTTTAGATAGCATTTCCATTTTAAATGCATTTGATTCTCTTTTGGAGATGCCGTCTACTATAAAGTAGATAGATAGACTGATGATTGCTGAAAAAAAGCACCAGACAGATAAAACATAGTGTTCGTAAAATATAGCCGACACGATATAAGAAATTAAAATAGCTGTTCCGAAAAGATGCATTCCTCTAATATTTGAAAAAAATGCAGGAGCAATTGTTGCCAAGGCATAAAATAAAATCCCATAGCCTCTGAATACCGATGGATAATTTTGGATGTACACAATATGATGTTCCACAATCTTAGCTTCAACACTATACGACAAAATGCAGTAGGCTAAGTAGGTGCTGACGATGATACCTGCAACAACCAAAATTTTTTGAAACTGTATTTTATTCTTATTTTTTTCAAGCATAAGTATTGACAGCGGAACCCATACCGGCCAGAGAACCTGTGCAAAAAACAAAAAGAGGCAAGTAAAAATCATTTGGATGTTTGTATCACTGCCGTTTGGAAGTGAGATCCACAATACACCTTCCGCTATCTGTTGTACTCCAAACAAAAATGGAATACCGGCAAATAACTGCTGGGAAGGGTGATGAGTTTTCTTGATACAGGCGATACCGATCACGGTAAGAACAACACCTGATGTGAAGCTTGCACTTGCTGAGAAACACATGATTTTGTGATTTAATAATTAATTAGGATGGAAGAATTTTCTTCATTTTCTCAAACTCTTCTTTATCTATTTCGCCTGAGGCATAACGTTTTTTTATGAGATCAATTGGCTGCTCTCTTTTTTTTCTTTCCCCTGGAATATCATAAGGTGTTACAAAAAAGTTCATATATTTTTACATCCCTATAATTTCTCAATAAAACTTAAAAGCACTGTTTGTGCTTTTAAGTAATATTTATAAAAATGGCCTAGAAAGCATATTCATAATCAACTTCCAGTTCATTTTTCACATGCCAGATACCGGGTGTTTTCCACGCTATGCGACCTGCTTCTTCTTTTGCATAAAAGGAATTTACCAATCCCGATAGTGTAACGGTGGTTCCTGAAACAGCAACATCAATATTGCTGTCATCAATCGCACTTCTTTTAAGAGCATCTTTCACCGATTTCTGTTCTATGACATCATGAAGTTCGGATTTAATTTTAATATTATTAAAAACCCCTTTCACGCCTTTAAGATATTTGACCACTCTTTTAGCCGCTTCTTTCTGATGGTTCCATGGCAATACTCCTTCTAAAGTTACCCACCCATCTTCTACTTTTACCGAAACTTTATCATCAGGAACGTCCCATGCGGCTTTTAACGCATCCAATACTTCTTTTGCAATTTCCGGATCTGTCTTCGTAAAAGAATTTGGAAATTTTACCTCGATGTTCTCAACCAAGGCTTTTACACCGCTTACTCTTTTAGCAGCCTCTTCCGCCTCCGTTTTTTTCGCATAGCTGTCGACAATTCCTGTTAAAGAAACGATACCATCTTTAGCAATGACTCCGATTTCTGCTGAGTTGAGAAGTGGTTCCCATTTAATGGCATCCTGAACGTCTTTCTGTAATTCTGAATTTGTTTTCATTTTTTGATTTTAATTTTGAATTAGCCTTGCTGAAGTTGCGAACCTAAATGATTTTAGTTCAACAGATTTTCAGCTTGCTATATTCGGGTTGTACAATTATTAATTTTGATTAGCCTTTTTAGCAATCAGGTTACGTAATCCTTTCGTTATTAAAGCACTTCAAAGTTCCGCAAAGTTCTGATCAAATAAAGTGATGCTCATCACGCTGTCAATTGATAATGATCAACTTGAATGATGCCTGTCGTTCATCCACGACACAAGAACATTTATTATATTTGATGAAACATTAAGAACTCATGAACAACAAATTATTTTTACTGCTTCTCCTTTTATTAATGGAAAGCTGTGCTTCAACACATGATTTATCTAAGTGTATACAGTCAACTGATGCAGGATTTTTACACGGATTTTGGCAAGGCCTTATCTCTCCTGTTTCATTTGTGCTAAGCTTGTTTGAGAAAGACATTACGATCTACGAGGTTGCCAATAACGGCAATTGGTATAATTTAGGTTTTGTACTTGGATGTTACGTTACTTTTAAAGGCAGTAATGAGGGAGCCAAAAGAATGGCTAAGAAATAATTATTCAGTTCAAATCATTTATTCTATTGATGGAAATATCTTTCAAGGAGATTTACCATTTTATTGATTCGTAATATGAACTGAATCATTTAGCAACAGAATATTTTCAGATATATAAACTTATAAATACGTACTTTTAAATTTTTGTGAGTATAATGAAAAGTATATTTAGCGTGAAGGATGAAACTCCTACACTTAATCATCTGAAAGAAGTCCTAGGAGATACTTTTGACATATGGAACAAAATTGAGAAATTCACTCTTAAACATGACATCAACTCGAAGTCAGCATGGTATTTTTCCGGAGAAAAATTCGGATGGAGTTTTCGAATCAAAGATAAAAAACGGGTTATCATATATCTTTTACCACGAGACAAATTCTTTAAAGTAGCATTCGTTTTTGGACAGAAAGCTTCAGAAAAAATACTTGAAAGCAATATTTCAGACCATATAAAGACTGAACTTTCAGCCGCAAAGGTTTATGCAGAAGGACGTGGAATTACAATTGAAGTCAAAGACATCTCAAATTTGAAAGACATTGAAAAACTAATAAAAATAAAGATTGATCACTGACATCTTACTAAAAAAGCAGTAATGGGTTTTCCGTCCATTACTGCTTTTTATAAGTATTTAATTACAATAATAATCTATTTCTAGTTGGTTACAGAATTATATTTCTCCAGCCATTCCTTCATTCCGCCGTAATAAATTTTTACGTTCTCAAAACCATATTTCTTTAATATAGAATAGGCAATGGCAGCTCGGTCACCACTCTGACAATAGATAACTACCTGCTTTTCATAGGAAATCATGTCGAGATGATC
Proteins encoded in this region:
- a CDS encoding BON domain-containing protein; translation: MKTNSELQKDVQDAIKWEPLLNSAEIGVIAKDGIVSLTGIVDSYAKKTEAEEAAKRVSGVKALVENIEVKFPNSFTKTDPEIAKEVLDALKAAWDVPDDKVSVKVEDGWVTLEGVLPWNHQKEAAKRVVKYLKGVKGVFNNIKIKSELHDVIEQKSVKDALKRSAIDDSNIDVAVSGTTVTLSGLVNSFYAKEEAGRIAWKTPGIWHVKNELEVDYEYAF
- a CDS encoding DUF6629 family protein → MCFSASASFTSGVVLTVIGIACIKKTHHPSQQLFAGIPFLFGVQQIAEGVLWISLPNGSDTNIQMIFTCLFLFFAQVLWPVWVPLSILMLEKNKNKIQFQKILVVAGIIVSTYLAYCILSYSVEAKIVEHHIVYIQNYPSVFRGYGILFYALATIAPAFFSNIRGMHLFGTAILISYIVSAIFYEHYVLSVWCFFSAIISLSIYFIVDGISKRESNAFKMEMLSKIK
- a CDS encoding DUF1003 domain-containing protein, which produces MKTSYISNKEIKDGEEVCGHDIRAGIFNLIKEGFPGFDRDDFISLTELNHYRRLYLTSLISQEKGELDIIDLDVMDAIKNNSILSENIRDEIESELTIGEKIADKVALFGGSWTFILVFFFFIVVWISVNIWFLSINSFDPYPFILLNLILSCLAAIQAPIIMMSQNRQEQKDRIRGEHDYKINLKAELEIKLLSEKIDHLLVNQNKKLLEIQELQTDYLEDLMNFLKKK
- a CDS encoding DUF3788 family protein, translated to MKSIFSVKDETPTLNHLKEVLGDTFDIWNKIEKFTLKHDINSKSAWYFSGEKFGWSFRIKDKKRVIIYLLPRDKFFKVAFVFGQKASEKILESNISDHIKTELSAAKVYAEGRGITIEVKDISNLKDIEKLIKIKIDH
- a CDS encoding DUF4266 domain-containing protein, yielding MKNFIKITAAICLLITIVSMQSCTTVKEYEKNKLNDTEMVLGNRTIEKTELSFQSYREGSSGANAGKVGGGSLNIISLNLYPDNKSISRINTVPP
- a CDS encoding SHOCT domain-containing protein; translated protein: MNFFVTPYDIPGERKKREQPIDLIKKRYASGEIDKEEFEKMKKILPS
- a CDS encoding universal stress protein encodes the protein MKKILVTTDFSDRSKSGLRFAIQLAAQNDYHLTFINIHHLQTPSAWDTLRLDEYQNEQKQLIHEKLIHFVEKIYATLHKEPQHIQYAVEISALPDESIKEYAEENEYDYICMSTRGTGVLKKILGSVTSNLISLSKVPLIIVPHDYKRSEIKSILYASDLDDYEKEIIKVLSFAKPIAASIELLNFTAEPYDGENRKILKNRIEKIAQYPVNVHLEERDGDDDLLKAIESAVKNLQPSVLVMFTEQNKNWFEKIFYAGHSAEYSFHTKVPLLVFRKS